A single window of Candidatus Acetothermia bacterium DNA harbors:
- the hutI gene encoding imidazolonepropionase, with protein sequence MDLLVYGIGELATPTGSGPRAGPAMGELTVLRDACVLIREGRVAAVGSGSWPRFHGPRLGVEGRTVTPGLVDPHTHAVFAGSRLPEFLVRARGERYTGEGILTTVAAVREASELELAQLARPRLLRMLALGATTVEVKSGYGLSTEDELKMLRAVRRLGEELPLTLVPTFMGAHAFPPDMPREAYLRGVMEDMIPRVAAQGLAQFCDVFCDRGFYTVDEARAILTAARAAGLALKLHADELAPVGAAELAGELAAASADHLLHVSPAGIRALAAAGVVAVLLPATAFVLGEPYPPARDLLAAGVPVALGTDFNPGSCPVASMPLVMALSVLRLGMSPEETLTAATLNAAAALGLADRVGSLEVGKHGDLVVWDVESFAEIPYWMGQNLAWAVVKEGRVFVSPSPRPSPAGGEGEVES encoded by the coding sequence ATGGATCTCCTCGTGTACGGGATCGGCGAGCTCGCCACCCCCACCGGCTCCGGCCCGCGGGCCGGACCGGCAATGGGGGAGCTCACGGTGTTGCGCGACGCCTGCGTCCTCATCCGAGAGGGCCGGGTGGCCGCGGTCGGGTCCGGCTCGTGGCCCCGGTTCCACGGGCCCCGTCTCGGTGTGGAGGGGAGGACGGTGACCCCCGGCCTGGTGGATCCCCACACCCACGCCGTGTTCGCCGGGTCGCGCCTCCCGGAGTTCCTGGTCCGGGCCCGCGGCGAGCGGTACACCGGGGAGGGGATCCTGACCACGGTCGCCGCGGTGCGGGAAGCGAGTGAGCTCGAGCTCGCCCAGCTCGCCCGGCCGCGGCTCCTCAGGATGCTCGCCTTGGGCGCCACCACGGTCGAGGTGAAGTCCGGCTACGGCCTTTCCACCGAGGACGAGCTCAAGATGCTGCGGGCCGTCCGGCGCCTCGGGGAGGAGCTCCCCCTGACCCTGGTGCCCACGTTCATGGGTGCCCACGCCTTCCCCCCGGACATGCCGCGGGAGGCCTACCTCCGGGGGGTGATGGAGGACATGATCCCCCGGGTGGCCGCACAGGGTCTCGCCCAGTTCTGCGATGTGTTCTGCGACCGCGGGTTCTACACGGTGGACGAGGCGAGGGCCATCCTCACCGCCGCCCGGGCGGCGGGGCTCGCGCTGAAGCTCCACGCGGACGAGCTGGCGCCCGTGGGGGCGGCGGAGCTGGCCGGAGAGCTTGCGGCGGCCTCGGCCGACCACCTGCTCCACGTGTCCCCGGCGGGGATCCGAGCCCTGGCCGCGGCCGGGGTGGTGGCGGTGCTCCTTCCGGCCACCGCGTTCGTCCTGGGCGAGCCCTATCCCCCGGCCCGGGACTTGCTCGCCGCCGGGGTCCCGGTGGCCCTGGGCACCGACTTCAACCCGGGGTCGTGTCCGGTGGCGTCCATGCCCCTGGTCATGGCGTTGAGCGTGCTGCGCCTGGGGATGTCCCCGGAGGAGACCTTGACCGCGGCCACCCTCAACGCCGCAGCCGCGCTGGGCCTGGCCGACCGCGTTGGATCGCTGGAGGTCGGAAAACACGGGGACCTCGTGGTCTGGGACGTGGAGAGCTTCGCGGAGATCCCGTACTGGATGGGACAAAACCTCGCCTGGGCGGTGGTGAAGGAGGGGAGGGTGTTCGTCTCCCCCTCACCCCGACCCTCTCCCGCGGGGGGAGAGGGGGAAGTGGAAAGCTGA